From a single Herbiconiux sp. SALV-R1 genomic region:
- a CDS encoding YafY family protein — protein MATERQNPAPIPVEERLFSLVLALIATESGLTKADILSTVQGYRQRYDPSGENATLERQFERDKDDIRELGVPLETLETPGDPGNNQTLRYRIPRTAYELPADITFSDAETTLLNLAAMAWREGSLSRESRRALLKLRSIGVETSDPVLGYAPRIRTRDTAFDPLNDALSRGVGASFAYLKPGDPAARLRKVAPLALVQHQGRWHLKATDLDVNEQRTFLLARIVGPVRLGRQQIDVPPGDYAALALRELDAIWEANLAELEVRAGTDAATRLAARRGAETDDEGRILLHFTDVNLLADELAGFGPEVRVLGPAELRDAVVDRLRATLLAHEGAL, from the coding sequence GTGGCCACCGAGAGACAGAACCCCGCACCGATCCCGGTGGAGGAGAGGCTGTTCAGCCTGGTGCTCGCGCTCATCGCCACCGAGTCGGGGCTGACCAAGGCCGACATCCTCTCGACCGTGCAGGGCTACCGGCAGCGCTACGACCCCTCCGGTGAGAACGCGACCCTCGAGCGGCAGTTCGAGCGCGACAAAGACGACATCAGGGAGCTCGGCGTGCCGCTCGAGACCCTCGAGACGCCGGGCGACCCGGGCAACAACCAGACCCTGCGCTACCGCATCCCCCGCACCGCCTACGAGCTGCCCGCCGACATCACCTTCTCCGACGCCGAGACGACGCTGCTCAACCTCGCCGCCATGGCCTGGCGCGAGGGCTCGCTCTCGCGCGAGTCGCGCCGGGCACTGCTGAAGCTCCGCTCGATCGGGGTCGAGACGAGCGACCCGGTGCTCGGCTACGCCCCGCGCATCCGCACCCGCGACACCGCCTTCGACCCGCTGAACGACGCGCTCTCGCGCGGCGTCGGCGCGAGCTTCGCCTACCTCAAGCCGGGCGATCCGGCGGCGCGCCTGCGCAAGGTGGCGCCGCTCGCCCTGGTGCAGCACCAGGGTCGCTGGCACCTCAAGGCGACCGACCTCGACGTGAACGAGCAGCGCACCTTCCTGCTCGCGCGCATCGTCGGCCCTGTGCGCCTCGGCCGTCAGCAGATCGACGTGCCGCCCGGCGACTACGCCGCTCTCGCCCTCCGCGAGCTCGACGCCATCTGGGAGGCGAACCTCGCGGAGCTGGAGGTGCGCGCGGGAACGGATGCGGCGACCCGCCTCGCGGCGCGGCGCGGCGCCGAGACCGACGACGAGGGGCGCATCCTGCTGCACTTCACCGACGTGAACCTGCTCGCCGACGAGCTCGCGGGCTTCGGGCCCGAGGTGCGGGTGCTCGGCCCGGCCGAGCTGCGCGACGCCGTCGTCGACCGTCTTCGTGCCACGCTGCTCGCCCACGAGGGAGCTCTCTGA